Below is a window of Campylobacter canadensis DNA.
CATATGAGCTATCTTTTTCTATATAAAAAATTGTACTTATTTTTTCCAATATCATTTCTTTTAAATCACTAAATATATTAAAATTTGGATTTAGTGCATAAGTAGGTGCATAGCCCATAATAACTCCTTTCATAAAATTAAAATTGATTATTTAAAAATGCAGTTTTAAAAGAACTTTATAAAAAATTTTGCAAATTATACATAAAATGATTAACTTTTCAATAAAATTTATAGCACCAATTAACTTTTAGCAAATAGTTATTCTAAAAATAAAAAGGATGATAAATGTTAAAAGTTGCAGGGTTTTTTGCAGGTGCTGGCGGTATAGAATTAGCTTTTAAAGAAGCAGGATTTAATATAATTTATGCGAATGAAATAAATCCACAAGCTGCTAAAATATACGAAGCAAACTTTTTTAAGCATAAAGTTGATGTTAAAGATATAAAAGATGTAAGCGATGTTCCTGATTGTGATATTATCGTGGGTGGTTTTCCTTGTCAAAGCTTTAGCCTTGCAGGTAAAAAGCTTGGATTTAGTGATAAGGTTAATGGTTCTTGCTTTTTTGAATTAGCTAGAATAATAAAGCTTAAAAATCCAAAGGCTTTTATGCTTGAAAATGTAAAAGGTTTAGTAAATCACGATAAGGGTAAAACGCTAGATATTATTAAGAATACTTTAAAAGAATTGGGCTATCACTTACATATAAATATTTATAATGCAAAGGAATACGCAAACATTCCGCAAAATAGAGAAAGAATATTTATCATTGGCTTTAAAGATGAAAAGGCTTATAAACAATATAAGTCTTTAAAAAAAATACCTTTAACTAAAAGTATTAAAGATTTCGTAGATTTTTCTGCTTTAGTGGATGAAAAATATTATAAAGATGAAACTTATGTAAAATATGAACTAATAAAAGATATAAAAAAAGATAAAATCTATACGATATCTTTTAAAGATGTTAGATGTAGCGTTGATGACGTTTGTCCTTGCTTGCTTGCGAGTGTGGGTAAAGGTGGTGGAAAAACGCCTTTTATAAAAACAAGCGATGAAAAAATTAGAGTATTAACTCCACAAGAATGCTTTAAACTACAAGGCTATCCAAGTGATTTTATCTACCCGCAAGATGTATCTAAAACACAGCTTTATGTAGCTGCAGGAAATAGCGTAGTAGTGCCGCTTGTAAAAGCAATTGCATTAAGCATAAAAGAAGCTTTAGAATATTAATTTTTTATAAGTTCTAAAACTTGTTTTATTATTTTTGGGTGCAAGTTTTTGCCGCTATGAAAAGGCAAAACCATTCTTAAATTGTCTTTATAATATATCTTATGACTACCTTTTTGTCTATCAAAAATAAAGCCATTTTTTAAAAGCAATTTCTCACATTCTTTAGCGGTTAAAATTGGCAATTCAGGCATAATTACCAACTTGCAAAGGTACTATTGAAATAAAAGCATTTAAAAGTTTTAATCTTTCTTCATTACTTAAACTCTCTAAATATAATTCTGTCGCTTCTTTTATGTTTTTTAATGCTTCTTCGTAAGTATCGCCTTGTGAAACACATCCTTTTAGGTTTGGTACATAAGCATAATATCCGTTTTCATCTTTTTCTATAATTGCATTCATTCTTACTCCTTTTTTAAAATTATAGCACTAAAACTAAATTTTACAAAAGGCTAAACTCTTTTAAAAATTAAAGGAGTGTAGAGCGTGAATAATGATGAGTTAATAAAATTCTTAGATGAAAATCCAACCTATAAAGATGAAATAATTAAAAAAGCAAAAAATCAAAACTTACAAAATCAAGTAGAAAATATAATAAATGATATGGATACAAGCAATAACGAGTATTTAAAGAATATAATCCCATCGCAAGAAAAAATCCCGCAAGAAAAAATACAAGAGCCAACAACACCTACGCAAATACCTACACAAGAAAGCAATTCACAAGCACAAATAGGACTAAAAGAAAAAGATGTATTGCCGAACAATGATAGTGTTAAGGGGGTTAATAATTATGATGAATATTACAACAAGCTATCAGAAAAATACAATATAAGTATAGGTGATTTAAGAAATCTACATAAAGAAAACGATTATAAGGATTTAGAAAAAATACCTGGCTTATTAGATAATGTAGTTTTAGAGCAAGGAAAAAATGATTTTAAGCCTATAAAAGAAGTTTTATTTAGTGAAGTGGGAAGAGTAAGACAATCAACAAATAATCAAGAATTTTATGGGCTTAACCAAAATGAAACTAAAAAAATTTTAAATAATTTATCATCTAATTATGAAGTTGATGAGAGTGAAGTAATACAACTATACAACAATTATGTAGAAAAAAAAGTTTTAAACGAGCAAAAATATTTAGGTGTTAAGGATTTTTTAAAAGAACAAAACAATATAGATGAAGATGAAATTCAAGATATTAGGGCAAAAACTGATTTAGTAGTTCAAGAAACATTTAAGGATTTTGTAAATATTGGCAATGCTTTTTTAAATGATGATAAGTCTAGCATAAATGAATTAAACGAAAAAAAAGAAAAATCTATACAAATGCTATCGCAACATTTACAAGATAATTATGGCTATTCGGTAGTGCAGTTTGAAAATGGAGAATATGGAGTAAGAAACTTAATAACAGGTAAAATAACGCAGATGGATATTGATGCTGGGTTTTGGAAAAAAACTAATGCTAATAAGTATGAGATTTTGGGTTCAATCGGCGGTGCTTTTGCAGGTGCTCATCTTGGTGGTGGAGTTGGTCTTTATGCAGTAGCAAATGCAGCTGCATTAGCAGGTGCTAATTTAGATTTAAATAGTGCATTGAATTATTTAAATATTAATATGAGTTCAGCTGAACGCATTTGGCATTTAAGCAATACCTTAGCTGCTAATCTAACTTTAGACTTAGCAACAATGGGTGCGGGTAAAGGATTAAAAGTTGTATCAAAAAAAGTTATACTGGGTGCGGGTAAAGGATTAAAAGTTGTATCAAAAAAAGTTATACCTAGTAGTGCTTTATTTACTAAGGCAAAAAAGTTTGTTGGTGGTAGAGCTATCGGTTCAGCAAAAACATACGCAAAAGATTTACAAATAGATGATGATGTGTATGAAGTATTGCTTAATGCTAATGAAAAATATAAATTTGCTGATTTAAGCAATTTACAACACAATCAAAAAACAAGAGAAAGAATGGCTGATGTAGTACTTACAAATACTTTAGGTAGAATTGGAAAAAGAGAAATCACACAAGAGCAAAAAGAAATTCTATTAAAAGCATTAATAAGTGAGCAAGGCGTAGATAATTTAATTGAAGCAGTACAAAAAAATATAAGCTATGCACCGCTTTTAGAAAAAAATATTATAGGAGCGCACACAAGAGCTCTTCATAATTTTTTAGGGCAAATAAAAGATAGTACTAGTGAAGAAGAAATAAGCAAGATAATTTTTAATAATATTAACGAGATTAAAAACAACTATACAAAAGTTTATGAAAAAATAAAGAAAATTGATAAAAATGAAAATCATAAAGTTGATATAAAAGAATTTTCAAAGCTATTAAATAATTTTTTAGAAAGCGATACAAATATAGCACACTTAACAAGTAAGCAAAAACAAAAAAAGTTTTTTAGGGGATTTGAAAATATCGTTTTTGATGATAAGCATAATTTAAAAAGTTTTAATGCTAATGAATTAATAGAAATTAGAAAAGAACTTTATAATTATTATTATTCAAATACAAATAAAGGTGCTTTAAAAAAAGATTATAAAGCTTTAAAAGATATTTTAGATAGTAAAATATATGATTATTTAGAAAAGCTTGAAACAAGTGGACACAAAGAATTAGCAAAAGAATTTAAAGCAGTAAATGATGATTATCACTTTTATAAATCAGTATTATTAGATGATACCATAGGTTTAAAAAAGACAATAAATGATGAAGTGCTAGATAATAATGCTTTTTTAAATGCTTATGAAAACTTATTAAAAAATGATATAAGAGATAAAAGTGGAGTAAATTATTTTCATAATTTTATATCAAAACTAAGTGATGAGCAAAGAGCAAAGATTGAATTTGCGATAATTGAACGCAATTTAAGTAAGAATGTTTTTACGCAAAGACTTAGCGAAGTGCAAAGTTATGCGTATGATAAAATAGCAGATAGTTTAAAAGGTTATAACTTTTTATCGCAAACTAGCAAAGACGCAGTAGAACTAATTGATGTTTATTCAAAGTTTTTTGCAAATGATATAAAGATATTAAAAGCAATTAGTAAAGATGCTACAGAACAATTATCGCAAGGTATTAGCCAAAATCCTAAACATAGATTTTTTACTATGCTAAGTAATTTATTTATGCAATCTATGAAAAAATATATGTTTTGGACTGACGCAGGAAAAAAGGCTGCGTTTCAATATCATATCTTACAAGGCATTAAACATTCTAAAAGCATAAATGATTTTAACGAATATTTAAAAACGAGCTATAATTTAGCAAAAGATAGCAAATTAGCTTATTCAAACATTTTAAAAGAAATGGTTGATGATACAGAAAAAATGTTGGATATAAAAGAAGAAATCATAAAAGAAAGCACAAAAGGAAGACTAAAAAAAGCAAAAGAAAAAAAAATAAACTTAGATAATGTTAATCACAATTCAGATAAAGTTGATTTAATAAATGCAGGTTTTACTAAAGAAGAAGCTAGTAAAATGACCCTAAAACCGTTTGATGAATTAGGTGCTTTGGGTTCAAATAATGAAATATTTAAAATGGATTTTAAGAAATTTATAAATAAAATAAATGATAATGAAGAAGAATTTTACAAAAGGAGATATTTATTAGATGAAAGAACAAATTCAACAAGTGTTAAATTCAGTGCAGATGATAGATTTAACGAATTATCGCAAGTTAATGGCGTTAAAAGAGATGATATTATCACTACCGAAGGAAGAACAGCAGAGCCTAACAGTGGAACTTTGGGGGATACAAGAAAAGAGCCTTTTAAAACAGATACTAGAATACGAGAAAATACAGATGAGCGATTGGCAAATACAGTATCTAAGCAGTTACCTGATACCGACTTGGCTAGATTATCAGAGCAACGAAATGCTAATAGCGTTAATGCAACAAAAGCTATGGATGATACTAGATACGATAACGCAGAATTGGCAAGTGATAACAGAGGAGATTTATCCACCGCAACAAACACAAGAGCAGCAAAATCGCAGAAGAATGGTAATGAGCGATTTAGAGCGACTACTGATACTAATAGACTTGAACGAGATAGAAGAGTACGACAACAATATGCAAGAAGCCAAAAGAATATTATCTACAGCGTTAAGCTAGAAAAAGAAGAAATAATAAATCATCTAGCTAACAAAAAAGCTAAGCAGAAAATAACAAAAGATTTAAGCGATGAAAATACATTAAACGAAAGCATAAAAGAAGCAAAAGAGCAAAGGACTTTAAGCGAAGTTGCTAAAAATTATGATGGTGGTATTAATAAAGCAAATATTAATACAAATATACAAAGCTTAAAATTATTAAAAGAGCTTGAAGACACAAATAGACTTGCTAATGAAGAAGAGCAAAGATTGTTAGCTTCTTTTAGTGGATTTGGCAAAGACGCACAAAAAGTATTTAGCGAAGATAGTAAATATCTAAAAGAATTAAAAGAGTTTTTAGATGATAGCGAGATAGAAGAGCTTAAAAGAGCTACGCTAGATGCGTATTTTACCCCTACTGCAATTGTAAATAATATGTATGAGATAATGAAAAAACAAGGCTTAAATAAGGGTGATTTAATCCTTGAGCCTAGCGTCGGATTAGGTGCATTCGTTAGGGGAAAAAGTGAATATAGCTTTAATCTAGTAGAATTAAATCCACTCATCGCAAAATTTACAAAACAACTTTATCCATCATCAAAATTAATAAATGATGATTATATAAAAACTACTGCTAAGGCTAATTTTATCTTAGCAAATCCACCCTATGGCAATATAAAGACCTTTTATAAAAACGAAGAGCTAAATATACATAATGCTTTTGTTAAAAAAATGATTGATGATTTAAACGATGGTGGAACGCTAGGTATGATAATAACTCATTCATTCGTTGATAATATGGATAATGCTATGAAAGAGTTTTTATACAAAAATGCTGATTTTGTTACGATGATGAAAGTGCCAAATAAAGCTTTTAAAGACACCGAAGTAAATACTGATATTATTTTTCTAAAAAAAGGCACAGGACAAAATATAGATGATATGCTAAATAATTTTTATGAAAAATACCCACAAAACTTACTAGGTGCAAGTAAAAGCCAAAAAACAAATCAATATGGTAAGCTTGAAGACTATTTTAGTGGTGGTGCATTAGACAAAGCTTATGCAAATGATGGTATAAAAATTAATTTAGATGATGTTAAAATCTATGAATATGAAAAAAATCCTATCATAAATAAAGAATTAGACCAACCACTACTAAAAGCTAGAGAATACTATAATAAAAACGCCGATGAAGTAAGAAGTGGCGAAGTGTATGTAAAGGATAATAAAGTATATTTTAATGATAGCGAAATAAAGCTAAATGAACTTGATAAAACAAGAAAAAGTGCTTATAAAAAATTTATTGAACTTTATCCGCAAATAAAAGCTTTAAGAACTACATTAAATTCTTTAAGAGAAGCAGAGTTAAGCGACGCTAAATTAGATACTATAAATCTACTTAGAACTAAACTAAATCACGATTATGATGTTTTAGCAAAAAAGCTAAAAAATGATAATATATTTAACTCTCACGCACTTAAATACGGACTTGAAAACGACGCTTATGCTTATGAGCTAAAAGCATTAATTAGCTATGATGAAAAAACAAAAAAATACTATAAAAACGACATTTTTCACAAAAGAGTGTTTAATCCAATAAGAGCAGAAAGTAAGCCTGAAACAATAGTAGATGCTTTTTATTATAATCAAAATAAAAATTATGCTTTTTCTTCAAAAAGCTTAAGCGAGTTGCTAGATAATAAATTTAGTGCAAACGAGATTGAAAAAGAGCTTTTAGATAAAGAATTAATTCTTAAAAATCACAAAGGCGAATTAATAGACACAAATGAATTATTAAGTGGTGATTTGTTAGAAAAAATAGCAGATTTTAAAAACGCTAAAACATTAGATGAATATCAAGCAAAAACACTTGAAAAACTAGAAAATGCTTTGCCTGAAAGAATTAAAATAGATGATATTAGCTTTTCTATGAACTCAAATATAATAAAAGAAAAATATATAAAAGACTTTTTTAGCGATACTTATAAAGCTAATATAAAAGAAATTATAAAAGAGCCAAATACGAGTAAGATTGATATAATTTTTAGTGAGCTTGGAGAACACAAGCTTTTTGTAGATGATTTATATAAAACTTATGATATTAGCGATTTTGCTGATATTATTTTAAATAATAAACAAGTAATAGCACAAAAATACATAAATAAAGAGCTAGTAGTTAGCGATACAGGAACACAGGCCTTAAAAGGGATAATAAGCGATATTAAGCTGAAGTTTGATAGCTACATAAGAAGTAATTATGCAAATGAAATTGAAGAAAGCGTATATAAGCTAAATGCTAAGATAAATAAATCTTATGAAAACTCACATATTAGCATAGCTGGAATGAATGCTGATATTAGTTTGTACGAGCATCAAAAAAGTGCAGTAGCACGTGTGCTTGATAATAAAGCAACTTTTATTGCTCACGAAATGGGCTTAGGTAAAACTATGAGTATTGCAAGTAGTGTAATGAAGCTAAAAGAAGTTGGCAAAGCAAATAGGAGTATGATAATAACTCCAAAAGCAGTGGTAGGGCAATTTGCTAATGAGTTTAAGTTTTTGTATCCAAATAGCAAAATCTTAATGATAGATAAGTTTGATAAAGCAAATCGCTTAAGAACTCTTAATATGATGAAATATAATGATTTTGATGTATGTATCATAAGTCACGATAATTTTAAAAATATAAAAATCAATGCTGAATATGAAGCTAGTTTTATAAGAAATGAAATACAAGAGCTAAAAGATACAATTGAGCGAATTAAAAAAAGAGATAATGAAAACATAAATATAAAGAACTTGCAGTTAAGAATGGAAAATGCCGAAGCTAAGCTAAAAAATAGACTTGAAATCGCAAATAATGAAAAAGATAATGTATTTTTTGATGATTTAGGCATAGATGCACTTTTTGTAGATGAAGCACATAAGTTTAAGAATATGAGCTTTTATTCAAGTTTTAAAAACTTAAAAGGACTAGGTAGCGAAAAAGCAAGTGATATAGCTTATGATATGTATATAAAAACTAGCTTTTTAAGAGATAATGATAAAAATATCGTTTTTGCAACAGGAACGCCACTAAGTAACAGCATAACAGAACTTTACTCATATATGAGAATGCTAAAACCTGAATTGCTTGGCGAATACAATATACATTCGCTAGATGATTTTGTAAATACTTTTGCTAAAGTTGAAACTGTGCTAGAACCTAACGCAAAAAATGAGCTAGTAGAAGCAACTAGAATAACTGATATTGTAAATATAAAAACTCTTAAAAATATGCTTTTTAACGTAATGGATTATGTGAGCAATAAAGAATTAAAAGAGTTTTGGCAAGAAAGAGCTAAAAACGGTGATTTGATAGCTCACGATAAGCTAAGACGCTTAGCACCTAATATTGAGCATATAGAGGTGGCAATAGAGCCAACAAGCGAACATAAAGCTAGAAATAGATTATATGCTAGTTTTTATAATGACTTACAAAACGGCAAAGACCACGCACTTGCAGGATTAGAACATTATAAAAAAATGTATGAAGAAAATAGACTTAATGAAAAATATGAAGGTAAATTTTCAAGCGATAAAGTGTATGTGAGAAAACTTGCTGCTAATGGAGAATTAAACGCAGCAAGGATGAATGATAGTATTGATATAAGAATTAATGGTGGAACGCTAGATGATGAAAATTCTAAAATCAATACAGCAGTAAAAAATATAATAAATACTGCTAAAGAGTGGCAAAAAGATAAGGGAACTCAAATAGTATTTTTAGATAAATCAAATGCTATGCAAGATGAGATAAGACAAAAACTAATAAAAAGCAGTGAGTTTAAAGAAAGCGAGATTATAAATATTAGAGATTTTGACAAAATCACAAATGAAAACAAAAGAAATGAAGAAATAGCAAAAGCTTTACAAAAAATGCAAGATGGAGAAGTCCGTGTCCTAATAGGCAGTAGACAAAAACTTGGTGCTGGAGTGAATGTGCAAAAGCGTATAGTAGCATTACACAATATAGACGCTCCGTGGAACGCGGCTGATTATATGCAAGCGTTAGGTAGAGCTGAAAGACAAGGAAATGAACTAAATCAAATCTATGATAATTTTAGTGTAAAAAGCTATAACTATGTACTTAAAGAAAGTTTTGACGCTAAAGTTTATGATATATTAAAACATAAACAAAATATATCAAGAACCTTTTTTACAAAAGATAGCAATTTAAATAGTGCTGAAAACTTTGCAGGAGATATACCATTTGAAACAATGTCAAACCTTGCTAATGGAAATGAATTAGCAACTAAAATGCACGAGCTGATGAAACAAAGAGCTACTCTATTAGAAAATAAAGCTGCAATTGAAGCTGCAAATACTAATAACGAGCAAATGCTAAGCAAAAATCAAGCACTTTTTAGCAAGGCAAACAAAACGCAAAAACTAATAAAAAGCCTTGATGTTAAAGAAGACGAGAATGTATTAATTGGTAGTAAAGAATATCCTAAAAATAGTGATACAAATAAGCTTATAAAAGAGCATTTAAGGAGCAATCAACATTCGCACGATTTTTTATTAAGTTACGATGGAGTAAATATAAATTATCAAAGAAAAAGCTTTAATAAATATGAGCTTTTTATATATGATAAAATCGATAGAGTTGATACAAGATTTGATTTAGTAAAAGAGTTTAGCTTAGATGATAATACAAATATACTGCAAAGATTAAAAAATAGTTTTGCTAAGTTTGATGATATAGTAAAAGAGCAAGGAGAAATGAAATACAATGCACTTAAAAAAATCAACGAAGCAAAAGAATATAAAGTGCAAGTATTTAATGATGATGAAAAAATTACAAAGCTAAACAATGAAATCGCAGAGCTTAAAGCAGAAATTGAAAGACAAGTAAAAGCAGCAAAAGAACAAGCGTTTAATGAGTCTGCAAAAGAAGAAGTTAAGTCTAAATTAAGCGATGATTTAAAGTGATTATGTAAAAAATAATGCTAGAGATTATTTATACTCTAGCATAGCATTTATTTTCCTAATTCTAGCTTTTTGTTTGAAATATTTTGCAGAGCGCCTACGAAAAAATAAAATAAGAGATAAAAAAAGACTTGAATATTTAAAAATATAAGATATAATTATTTTGTTTAAATGCAAGTTTTGCAACTTTGATTGCAAAATCATTTAAAAGGACAAGTAAAAAAAGGGTTCTGTGATTTAATCACACCCCTTTTCATATAAAATTTATTGTAATTCTTGCAATAGATACTCATATAAAATCTCTGTACCTTGCAAAATGATAAATTCTTTTGCTTCTTTTATTTGCTCTAATGTATCATTCTTTAAAGTATTTTTAATTTTTTCTTCTAAATCATATAAAAGTTCATCAATGATTTTATTATCTATATTATGCTCTTTAGTCCAGCAAAAATCTTCATAAAGACTTGTTTCATCTCTATTTATATCATATCTGTAATAAAAATCTTCATAGATAACTATTTCATCTCCTGAATTAAAAGCTTCATCTCTAAAAGTATCTTTTGCTCTTTCTTTAAGTAATTTTTTCGTTTCATCATCTAAATAAGCTATGTCTAAAAAATCATCTGCACTATCAAAATCTGCATAAGTATATTTAGCGTATAGATTTAAGACTAACTTTTCGTTTTGTATTGAAAATTTTGGATAATCAATGTCTATAAGCTCTATATAATCTTTTTTATATTTGCACTTTAATTCATCTTCTATAGCACTGTCGTCTATAGTTTTTGATGAATAATCATCATCTAATAACTTGTTTAAGATGTCTTTTGCATCTTGTATATTTTTGTCTAGTATTTGTTGCTCTGCTATATCTGTAAGATATAAGTTTTCGTTCAAATCTTCAAAAACTATTTCTAATTTATCTTCATAGTTCAAACTATTTTTAAAATATTTTGAATATTTGTTTTTATAAAAATAATAGCTAGTATTTATTTCTTCATTTATAAGCTCAAACAAGATTTCATCTTCTCTATTTGCATTATCTTCTTTGTATCTTGCTAAAACTAAACGATTATATTCATCATCATTGATTATTAAATCGGTTGGATGAAAAGTTTTTTTATCTTTTAAATACTCTGTTACTTTTTGTTCTACTGACTTTAATGTAATTTTTTTCATTTTTCACTCCTTAAAAATTAATATAATTGTATTTTTTAAAATTAATTTTTTGTTTTTTTGCTTTGTTTTGGTGGTTGATGAGTTTTTTTAAAATCTCATCATTTTTTAACAATTCTAAAAATATTAAATAATTCATATTATCTCCTTCTTGAATGAATAAGTAAGTTTTTTAGTAGCGCTATTAGCACTTTCGTATCTAATTAGCGTTGCTGTATTTTTCATATCATCTATAATTAGATTTGATAAATTCTCTTTATTAATTAAATCTGAATGTAAAATTTCTTCTTTTAGCTCTTTTGTATAAGCTAGATTTATCAATTCATCAATTTTTATTTTGTCTTCTTCTACAATTAAGCTTTTTGTTGTGTCGTTTAAAAAACTTATTATGATTTTTTCTTTTTTCTTTGACTCTTTATAATCTTTGATTATTTCTTTTACTTGCGTTTTAAGACTAACTAATTCTTGTGCTTGTTCGTTTGAAAGCTCTAAAAAAAGCTCATTATTTTTAAAATAATTTATAACTGTATCTGCGATATTTATTTGCATAGTTCTTTTTAAAAAATTAAAACTTTGTTTAAAAAGTTTTTGAATTGATGATGCTTTTACAATATATTTAGTTAAAAAATCTTTAAATTCATCATCGCTTAAACTAGAAAATTCACTTAAAACTAATTCATAATAAGTCTTTTTTAGCTCTTCATTTTTATTTAAAATAATTTTTTTGTATTTTTGTGTGTCGCTTAAAATATCTTTTAAAGATAGATTTTGTTTTAATTTAAATCTTTCTTTATTGTAAGCATAGATTTCTATGCTATTTGATGTAAAGCACTCTAAAAGCTTTTCATTATAATTTTGATTTGCTTTAAAATTTTTTAATACTGAATTAAAATGATTATTAATTTTTGATGATTTTTTATAATGCTCATTTGTACTTATTAATCGCTCTTTTTCTGCTTTTATATATTGTTTTAAAAAATCAAAATCATATTTTAGCTTTTCACATAAATATCTAAAGCCTAAACAACTGTTATTTAAGATGAAGTCCTTGTATTTTATTTGTATTTTACTTGAAAACGCTTGCATATACATTGCATTC
It encodes the following:
- a CDS encoding type II toxin-antitoxin system HicB family antitoxin, whose translation is MNAIIEKDENGYYAYVPNLKGCVSQGDTYEEALKNIKEATELYLESLSNEERLKLLNAFISIVPLQVGNYA
- a CDS encoding type II toxin-antitoxin system HicA family toxin — protein: MPELPILTAKECEKLLLKNGFIFDRQKGSHKIYYKDNLRMVLPFHSGKNLHPKIIKQVLELIKN
- the dcm gene encoding DNA (cytosine-5-)-methyltransferase; translation: MLKVAGFFAGAGGIELAFKEAGFNIIYANEINPQAAKIYEANFFKHKVDVKDIKDVSDVPDCDIIVGGFPCQSFSLAGKKLGFSDKVNGSCFFELARIIKLKNPKAFMLENVKGLVNHDKGKTLDIIKNTLKELGYHLHINIYNAKEYANIPQNRERIFIIGFKDEKAYKQYKSLKKIPLTKSIKDFVDFSALVDEKYYKDETYVKYELIKDIKKDKIYTISFKDVRCSVDDVCPCLLASVGKGGGKTPFIKTSDEKIRVLTPQECFKLQGYPSDFIYPQDVSKTQLYVAAGNSVVVPLVKAIALSIKEALEY